Below is a genomic region from Leptolyngbya boryana PCC 6306.
AAGGGGTCGTTGGTGTAGAGATTCCATCGGCATTCAAAGATAAGCTCACACCGGAGCAGCTTAAATCGATCGAAGACACTCGCGCCAAAATTGCTTCTGGAGAACTGAAAGTTCCGTTTGTTCCGAAGTAAACTGAGGATCAATTTAGATGAACGGTCGTCTGTTCCGAATTGATTTTTTGCGAATGAATTGTATTGGGATGTGATGATGCGTTCTAGCTCGGATTCACACGATAGTCTAGCGATCGACATGATTGGCATCACGAAACGATTTGGGGGCGTGATTGCCAACGATGCGATCGACTTTCGGGTGAGAACGGGAGAGATTCATGCGTTGCTGGGTGAAAATGGGGCTGGAAAAACGACTTTAATGAATATTCTCTGTGGACTGTTCGAGCCAGATCAGGGAGAAATTCGAGTGCAGGGAAAGCCTGTAAAATTTCACTCTGCT
It encodes:
- a CDS encoding ATP-binding cassette domain-containing protein, with translation MMRSSSDSHDSLAIDMIGITKRFGGVIANDAIDFRVRTGEIHALLGENGAGKTTLMNILCGLFEPDQGEIRVQGKPVKFHSARDAIACGIGMVHQHFKLVESFTVAENIVLGQSSSVLQESAKQLYPRLQRLADDYGLKVNPPAQIWQL